One segment of Panulirus ornatus isolate Po-2019 chromosome 2, ASM3632096v1, whole genome shotgun sequence DNA contains the following:
- the LOC139752405 gene encoding uncharacterized protein: protein NDNNNNNDNDNNNNNNNNNNNNNNNNNNNNNDNNNNNDNKDNDNDNNNNNNNNNNNNNNNNNDINNNNDNKDNDNDNNNNNNNNNNNNNNNNNNNDNNNNNNNNNNNNYNNNYNNNNNDNKDNDNNNNNNNNNNNNNNNNNNNNNDNSNDNNNNNNNDDNNNNNNNNNNNNNNNNNNNNNDNNNNNNDNKDNDNDNNNNNNKNNNNNNNNNDNNNNDNKDNDNDNNNNNNNNNNNNNNNNNNNDNNNNNNNNNNNNNNNNNNNNNYNNNNNDNKDNDNNNNNNNNNNNNNNNNNNNNNSNNNDNNNNDNDNYYSNNNDNNNNNNNNDNNNNNNNNNNNNNNNNNNIDYNDNSNNNGNNNNNNNNNDNNNNNDNNINNNNNNNNNNNNNNNNNNNNSNNYNNDDNNNNINNNNNDNNNNNNNNNNDNNNNNNNNNYNNDNNNNNNNNNNNNNNNNNNNNDNSNDYDNDNDNNNSNNNNSNNNNNDNNNDNNNNNNNNNNNNNNNNNNNDNNNNNNNNNNNNNNNNNNNDYNNDNDNNNNSRTQPSSQDLLIQPGPSLPARTCPSSQDPAFQPGPTHPARTQPSSQDLPVQPGPSLPARTCPSSQDPAFQPGPSLPARTHPSSQDPAIQPAT, encoded by the exons aatgataataataataataatgataatgataataataataataataataataataataataataataataataataataataataataataatgataataataataataatgataataaagataatgataatgataataataataataataataataataataataataataataataataataatgatattaataataataatgataataaagataatgataatgataataataataataataataataataataataataataataataataataataataatgataataataataataataataataataataataataattataataataattataataataataataatgataataaagataatgataataataataataataataataataataataataataataataataataataataataataatgataatagtaatgataataataataataataataatgatgataataataataataataataataataataataataataataataataataataataataataatgataataataataataataatgataataaagataatgataatgataataataataataataataaaaataataataataataataataataatgataataataataatgataataaagataatgataatgataataataataataataataataataataataataataataataataataataataatgataataataataataataataataataataataataataataataataataataataataataattataataataataataatgataataaagataatgataataataataataataataataataataataataataataataataataataata ataataatagtaataataatgataataataataacgataatgataattattatagtaataataatgataataataataataataataataatgataataataataataataataataataataataataataataataataataataatattgattataatgataatagtaataataatggtaataataataataataataataataatgataataataataataatgataataatattaataataataataataataataataataataataataataataataataataataataatagtaataattataataacgatgataataataataatattaataataataataatgataataataataataataataataataataatgataataataataataataataataataattataacaatgataacaataataataataataataataataataataataataataataataataataataatgataatagtaatgattatgataatgataatgataataataatagtaataataataatagtaataataataataatgataataataatgataataataataataataataataataataataataataataataataataataacaatgataacaataataataataataataataataataataataataataataataataataatgattataataatgataatgataataataata ATTCCAGGACCCAGCCTTCCAGCCAGGACCTACTCATCCAGCCAGGACCCAGCCTTCCAGCCAGGACCTGCCCATCCAGCCAGGACCCAGCCTTCCAGCCAGGACCTACTCATCCAGCCAGGACCCAGCCTTCCAGCCAGGACCTGCCCGTCCAGCCAGGACCCAGCCTTCCAGCCAGGACCTGCCCATCCAGCCAGGACCCAGCCTTCCAGCCAGGACCCAGCCTTCCAGCCAGGACCCACCCATCCAGCCAGgacccagccatccagccagctacTTAG